A DNA window from Microcystis aeruginosa NIES-843 contains the following coding sequences:
- a CDS encoding SWIM zinc finger family protein — MNKFSKTWWGQRFIEALEEFTDSARLSRGRSYAKNDKVKNYTIDGNLITAQVRGSINPYFGVYKEPLYKVSIEIKPITKAEWSQALYNLGSRASMISKLLLKEVPDNIDEAFSDLNLHLLPHNQKDFITNCSCPDWENPCKHIAGVYYLVASQLDQDPFLLFELRGISRQKLLQELAKTPLGKLLSSSIQEEKIPLNPVTSYHTKPETILAAETIDLKEFWHSHHRLPENPQLVKSATIPAIVIKKAGDYPAFWDKDTSFIEVMEEMYQRVRNKNAGML, encoded by the coding sequence ATGAATAAATTTAGTAAAACTTGGTGGGGACAACGCTTTATAGAAGCATTAGAGGAATTTACCGACTCAGCGCGCTTGAGTCGAGGACGTTCCTACGCCAAAAATGATAAAGTCAAGAATTATACAATTGACGGTAATTTAATTACTGCTCAGGTGCGAGGTTCCATTAATCCCTACTTTGGGGTTTACAAAGAACCTTTGTATAAGGTGAGTATCGAGATTAAACCAATTACTAAAGCAGAGTGGTCACAAGCTTTATATAATCTTGGTTCAAGAGCGAGTATGATCTCTAAACTGCTGCTCAAAGAAGTTCCCGATAATATTGATGAAGCATTTAGCGATCTGAATCTGCACTTATTACCCCACAATCAAAAGGATTTTATCACCAATTGTTCCTGTCCCGATTGGGAAAATCCCTGTAAACATATTGCTGGAGTTTATTATCTGGTTGCCTCCCAATTAGATCAGGATCCTTTCCTCTTATTTGAATTACGGGGTATCTCTCGTCAAAAATTACTGCAAGAGTTAGCAAAAACTCCCCTCGGTAAGCTGCTTTCCTCCTCCATCCAAGAGGAAAAAATTCCTCTTAACCCCGTTACCTCCTATCACACTAAACCCGAAACCATACTGGCAGCAGAAACAATTGATCTCAAAGAATTTTGGCACTCTCATCACCGTTTACCCGAAAATCCTCAGTTAGTTAAATCCGCAACTATTCCCGCAATTGTCATTAAAAAAGCTGGTGATTATCCTGCATTTTGGGATAAGGATACTTCCTTTATCGAGGTAATGGAAGAAATGTATCAACGGGTACGCAATAAAAATGCAGGTATGTTATAA
- a CDS encoding potassium channel family protein, translating into MNQESLSFVHGNVKSADRFLVCGLGSLGQHCVKSLKEFGVSVVGIELIQPPSWEINDFPDLLEEIIIGDCRQKNILARAGIDRCRAALIVTSDERINATTALIIRQLNPLTRLVVRSSKDNLNQLLKERLGNFIAYEPTQLPANAFALATLGTETLGFLHLDGQKLRIIQRQISPEDGLLDRFLGDLNTPTRRLLAHTAPDEPLRAGFYQWSPTTTIRAGDTITTIETTYQNIDSTRQKPSNSPQKLRDFWQKFLKEIQQFWQLSFQQQIHRVAFLSVFIIILLVIIGTFLFHLYAPRASFISSLSGTAILLLGGYGDVFGGSNPEDLNAVPWWMQLFSLFLTLAGTAFIGVLYAILTETLLSSRFQFIPNRPPVPQQNHIVIVGLGRVGREVANLLLEMQQAIVGVSLNRDFDGTMLPKMPLMTGNIEESLKNVNLDRAKSIAIVTDDEILNLEVALTTRKLNPQSYLVIRTTDDNLSQQLSQILPRSHILGTNTVAAEAFTGAAFGENIIYLFRWAQKTILVTEYEIEAGDTLNGSSIGDIAYGYRVVPILHQRERQAPKLMPEDYLNLRIGDRIVVLATINGLRRVEQGRRTPKTWRVRVEKAFNRNIAAEAPTVISRFSNCPLKTASDLMENLPATLGAPLYEQQAIRLVSELKKIQVQALAIPINPKSG; encoded by the coding sequence ATGAACCAAGAATCTCTCAGCTTTGTCCATGGTAATGTCAAGTCAGCCGATCGCTTTTTAGTTTGTGGATTGGGTAGTCTCGGACAACACTGCGTCAAGTCTTTAAAAGAGTTTGGGGTTAGCGTCGTCGGTATCGAACTAATACAGCCTCCCAGTTGGGAAATTAATGATTTTCCCGATTTATTAGAGGAAATAATTATCGGTGATTGTCGTCAAAAAAACATTTTAGCAAGAGCGGGAATCGATCGCTGTCGGGCCGCTTTAATTGTCACCAGTGATGAGCGAATTAATGCCACCACTGCCCTAATTATTCGGCAATTAAATCCCCTTACCCGCTTAGTGGTGCGTTCTTCTAAAGATAATCTCAATCAGCTACTCAAGGAACGTTTAGGCAATTTTATCGCCTATGAACCCACCCAACTACCCGCCAATGCCTTTGCTTTAGCCACATTAGGCACAGAAACCCTCGGTTTTTTGCATCTCGACGGTCAGAAATTGCGGATTATCCAGAGACAAATTAGCCCCGAAGATGGTTTACTCGATCGCTTTTTAGGTGATTTAAATACTCCCACCCGTCGTCTGTTAGCACACACAGCCCCCGATGAACCTTTAAGGGCCGGATTTTATCAATGGTCTCCCACCACCACTATCAGGGCTGGTGATACCATTACCACTATAGAGACTACCTATCAAAACATCGATTCTACCCGCCAGAAACCGTCAAATTCTCCCCAGAAGTTGCGGGATTTTTGGCAGAAATTCCTCAAAGAAATCCAACAATTCTGGCAATTGAGTTTTCAGCAGCAAATTCATCGGGTGGCTTTCCTGTCAGTATTTATCATTATCCTCCTAGTAATTATCGGGACTTTTCTTTTCCATCTCTACGCCCCGAGAGCTTCCTTTATTTCCTCTCTTTCAGGAACAGCGATCCTTTTATTAGGTGGTTACGGCGATGTTTTCGGTGGCTCTAACCCCGAAGATTTAAATGCGGTTCCCTGGTGGATGCAGCTATTTAGTCTCTTTTTAACCTTAGCTGGAACCGCTTTTATCGGGGTTCTCTATGCCATTTTGACAGAAACTTTATTATCATCAAGATTTCAATTTATCCCTAACCGTCCCCCAGTTCCCCAACAGAATCATATCGTTATTGTTGGCTTAGGTCGAGTCGGCAGAGAAGTGGCTAATTTATTACTAGAAATGCAACAGGCGATCGTCGGGGTGAGCTTAAATAGGGATTTTGATGGGACTATGCTGCCAAAAATGCCCCTGATGACGGGAAATATCGAAGAATCTTTAAAAAATGTCAATTTAGATAGGGCCAAAAGTATAGCCATCGTTACCGATGACGAAATCCTCAATTTAGAAGTGGCCCTAACCACCCGCAAACTCAACCCCCAAAGCTACTTAGTCATCCGCACCACCGACGACAACCTTAGTCAACAATTAAGTCAAATTCTGCCCCGATCTCACATTTTAGGAACCAACACCGTAGCGGCAGAAGCCTTTACGGGAGCGGCTTTCGGAGAAAATATTATCTATCTGTTCCGTTGGGCGCAAAAAACGATTCTGGTGACAGAATACGAGATCGAAGCCGGAGATACTCTCAATGGTAGCTCGATCGGGGATATTGCCTACGGTTATCGAGTCGTGCCGATCCTACACCAACGAGAACGGCAAGCCCCGAAATTAATGCCCGAAGATTATCTCAATTTACGCATCGGCGATCGCATTGTGGTGCTGGCCACCATCAACGGACTGCGACGGGTGGAGCAGGGTCGTCGCACTCCCAAAACTTGGCGCGTGCGGGTGGAAAAAGCCTTTAACCGCAATATTGCCGCGGAAGCACCCACCGTGATCAGTCGTTTTTCTAATTGTCCCCTGAAAACCGCCAGCGATCTCATGGAAAATTTGCCAGCGACTCTCGGCGCCCCCCTCTACGAACAGCAGGCGATTCGATTAGTTTCCGAGTTAAAAAAAATTCAAGTTCAAGCCTTGGCTATTCCCATTAACCCGAAATCGGGGTAA